In the Brassica napus cultivar Da-Ae chromosome A7, Da-Ae, whole genome shotgun sequence genome, one interval contains:
- the LOC106356349 gene encoding uncharacterized protein LOC106356349: protein MKRSKTVLKYLFVFVLVTLPPMLFFFSTQQRKPSFNAQKDLIKIRPGYKSYDYYIQRQLNKTLNPRLRTIWMTRDWDRKIKVFSRFFQDLKRQKFLSNASKCLCVGARVGQEVEALKRVGVTDSVGMDLVPYPPLVVKGDFHHQPFDDETFDFEFSNVFDHALYPEKFVGEIERTLRPGGICVLHVALSTRSDKYSANDLYSVEALVRLFRRSEVVHVRNVDGLGLDTEVVFRKKRDSSK, encoded by the coding sequence atgaaGCGATCAAAGACGGTTCTGAAATATCTCTTCGTCTTTGTTTTGGTCACCCTCCCTCCcatgctcttcttcttctctacacAACAACGTAAACCTTCCTTCAACGCCCAAAAAGATCTCATCAAGATCCGACCCGGTTACAAGTCTTACGATTACTACATCCAACGGCAGCTCAACAAAACGCTTAACCCTAGGCTACGTACGATATGGATGACACGAGACTGGGACCGTAAGATCAAAGTATTCTCAAGATTCTTCCAAGACCTCAAGCGTCAAAAGTTCTTATCCAACGCTTCTAAGTGTCTCTGCGTTGGAGCTAGAGTCGGACAAGAAGTGGAGGCACTGAAACGGGTGGGCGTGACTGACTCGGTCGGGATGGATCTTGTTCCTTATCCACCGTTGGTGGTCAAAGGAGACTTTCATCACCAGCCGTTCGATGATGAGACTTTTGATTTCGAATTCTCTAACGTGTTTGATCATGCGCTTTACCCGGAGAAGTTCGTTGGAGAGATTGAACGGACACTACGACCAGGTGGTATATGTGTGTTACATGTGGCTCTCTCTACACGCTCGGATAAGTATTCTGCGAACGATTTGTATAGTGTGGAGGCGTTGGTGAGGCTGTTCAGACGATCGGAGGTGGTTCACGTACGAAATGTGGACGGCTTGGGGTTGGATACGGAGGTCGTTTTTAGGAAGAAAAGGGATTCATCAAAGTAA
- the LOC106358072 gene encoding very-long-chain 3-oxoacyl-CoA reductase-like protein At1g24470, with protein sequence MQRTWHLHVVSFIGFLSLVRLFLPLLKWFITRFLLTNPKRLKRYGSWAMVTGATDGIGLAFAHELAKHGLNLILVSRNPLKLASVSDDFRQEFPQIKIKIIPFDFSSEGGYGAIEEGIKGVEVGILINNVGITYPRAMFFHEVDQLTWTKILRVNLEATTWVTRSLIGPMLHRRRGAIVNISSGAAVVVPSHPLYAIYAATKAYVDKISRSLHVEYKQFGIHVQCQVPLYVATRMVSVVAAVDKPSFFVPSPEVYAKAAVEQIGIGSRCSPFWAHSLQWFLAELMPENLLDTWRLSIGLHRRSMS encoded by the exons ATGCAAAGAACATGGCATCTCCATGTCGTAAGCTTCATAGGCTTTCTTTCTCTCGTTAGACTATTCCTCCCTCTCCTAAAATGGTTCATCACGAGATTCCTACTCACAAACCCTAAGCGGCTCAAGCGTTATGGCTCGTGGGCTATGGTCACTGGAGCCACAGATGGAATCGGACTAGCCTTCGCTCACGAGCTAGCAAAACACGGCCTCAACCTTATCCTAGTCAGCAGAAACCCTTTGAAGCTCGCCTCCGTCTCCGATGATTTCCGACAAGAGTTTCCACAAATAAAGATCAAGATCATTCCCTTTGACTTCTCCTCTG AAGGAGGATATGGAGCCATCGAGGAGGGAATCAAAGGCGTTGAAGTTGGAATTCTTATCAACAACGTGGGGATAACTTATCCACGAGCCATGTTCTTCCACGAGGTTGACCAACTTACATGGACTAAAATCCTTAGGGTTAATCTTGAAGCCACCACTTGGGTCACAAGATCACTCATCGGACCAATGCTTCACCGCCGTCGAGGAGCCATCGTCAATATTAGCTCCGGTGCTGCCGTTGTTGTCCCTTCTCATCCTCTCTACGCCATCTACGCCGCCACCAAAGC TTATGTTGATAAAATATCAAGATCTCTACATGTGGAATATAAGCAGTTTGGTATCCACGTCCAGTGCCAG GTGCCGTTATACGTGGCAACGAGGATGGTGTCAGTAGTAGCAGCTGTTGATAAACCAAGCTTCTTTGTACCGTCGCCGGAAGTCTACGCGAAAGCGGCGGTGGAGCAGATCGGAATTGGATCACGATGCTCCCCATTCTGGGCTCATTCCCTTCAATGGTTTCTCGCAGAACTTATGCCGGAGAACCTTCTTGATACTTGGCGTCTCTCTATCGGCCTTCATAGAAGAAGTATGTCTTAA